The sequence TCGGAAAATATGCATGAAGGCGTTGTAGTTGCCCGTCACCTCGCACGCTAGGCCTATATTGAGGAGGTGGCTGTGAAGCCTCTCAATCTCCAGACAGACGATGCGAATCGCCTGAGCCCGCAAGGGAATCTGGAGATTAATCGCCTTTTCCGCCGCTTCGATGCAGGCGATGGCGTGCGCGTAGCCGCAGATTCCGCACACCCTCTCTGCTAGATAGCCCATCTGATCGTAGTTCATGCGATTCTCGGCGAGCTTCTCCATCCCTCTGTGCTGGTAAAAGAGTCGATAATCCGCATCAATGATCGTATCTCCATCACAAAAGAGCCTGAAATGCCCCGGTTCATCTGCAGTGATATGGAGAGGCCCCAAGGGGACATCGATGATTCCCGAGCCCTCAGGGCGCAAGAATTCAAACTCTGGCTCCATATAGTGCTCTCTCATATCAGGACGATAGCGGTAATCCATCGCATCTTTGCGAAGCGGGAAAAGATCATTAGGCCAATCATCACTGAGGGCTAGACGCCGCTTATCAGGCAATCCCTCCGCCACCAATCCAAACATATCATACGCCTCTCTCTCATACCAGACACACGCTGGTACCAAAGGGGTGACAGAGGGGTAGGTCGGATTATCGGCAGGAATGAGTGCTTTAATCGTGATGAAGCACTTCTCCTCTTGGGCAAGCTCATCCCCCTCAAACATCTTACCCCCCTCCATGGAGAGCGCGTAGTAGAGGGCGTAGTGTTTATTGATCTCGCGCTCATCATTGGCCACCATCGTGGAGAGGTATCCGCCTTTTCCATAGTATAAAAAGGAGACTGCCTCAGGGAGATCATTGAGCTCCACGAGCGCTGTCACTTGGTCTTCGTATTGTCGGGTGACCTCTAAGACTTTCACCCTTTGGCTTAGCGCCTCAATCAAGCTATCACATTTCATGCAAAAGTCCTATTGTTTTATTATCGACTTGACGCTCTCATCAAGGAGAAAAGTCAAGGAATCAAACTGCCAAACCCCAAAGGCGACAACCAAAAAGGCGAGCAGAATCAAAGGGAGATTCTCCCCTAGCTTCATTTCACTCCCATGCACCACCTCCCCCTCGACCTTGCCAAAAGTGGCGAGGAAAAAGTGAGAGAAGTCCGCGATAAAGATGATGGCAAGCGCCACAGCAAAGATCGCCATCAAGAAATAAGCCTCTTTTAAAGCCGCCGCTTTGAAGATCAAAAACTCACTCACAAAGATCGCAAATCCGGGAACCCCGACTAGCGAACAGATGGCGATTCCAAAAAGGATAGTCGTTAGCGGGGCGATGCGAATCATGCCCCCCATTTTGGTCATATCTTTGGTTCCATAAACCCTGGCGATGTTACCTGTGGAGCAGAAGGCGAGCGCCTTAGTGAAAGAGTGCGCCACACAGTGAAAGAGTGCCGCAAAAAGCCCGATGGCTCCGCCCACGCCAAGCCCAAAGGCGATCACACCCATATGGGCGATAGAGTGATAGGCGAACATTCGCTTCACATTGTGCTGGCGAATCAAGAAAAAGGCCGAGACAAAGAGGGTCAAAGTGCCGCTTATAAGCATCACCGATTCGACAAAGTCAAAGCCAATTCCATTGGCCACAATCGCATAGAATCGAATTAATCCCAGCATGGCGCACTTCAAAAGGACTCCTGAGAGCAGAGCTGAGGTGGGCGCAGGCCCCTCGGCGTGAACATCGGGTAGCCATGTATGCGTGGGGGCTAGCCCCGCCTTGGTACCAAAACCGATGAGCGCGAAGATAAAGACCAGCTTGAGCGCCATCGAATCGACCTCTTTAGCCCCCGCCAAAAGATTGGTGTAGAGCATCGCCTCGCCTTGAATATGGTCATGCGCAGCGGCATAGAGCAAGATGGTCGCATAGAGCGCAAAAGCAAGCCCGATACTGCACAAGACGATGTATTTATATCCGCTCTCCGTGGACTTCTTGTCCTTCTTGACCGCCACAAGGAAGACCGATGCCAAAGTTGTGGCTTCAATCGCCGCCCACATGAAGGCGATGTTGTTACAGATGACGCTGAGGCTCATCGTCCATGTGAAGATAAAGCTAAGCGCAAAGTAGTTTTTCGCCTCTTTGGGAGTAATATGCCCCTCCTCCAGCTCCCACTTCAAGTAGGTGGTCGCATAAACATTGACCAACAATCCCGTAATGGCGATGAGCGATAGAAAGATTGCCCCTAGAGAATCAAGAAAGAGAAAATGATCAAAGGCACTCAACTCATTCCCGCGCACCACTTCTCCCACCGCTAGAAGGAGAATCGATGAAACCACCAAGCTTAGGAGGATATGGAGTTTGGATAAAAATTTGAACCAAACAGGCATGACAAACATGAGCGCGCCACAAAGAAGCGGCACGATAAGAATCAACGAAAGAGTCTCCATTTTATCCCCTTAAATTTATCGCTTTGGAAGTGTCAAGGCTCTCATAAGCGCTGTAGAATCGCTTCGCCAAAACTCCCATGATAATCACCGCAAAAATAGCATCCGTCAAAATACCCACCTCGACCAGCTCATGAGAGTTGTAGGCCATAAGGGCAAGACTTAGATGGATTCCATTCTCAAACAGGCAATAGGAGAGAATCTGCTTCAAAAAGGAGTTTCTCAAAACAAAGCCAAAAATCCCCATCATAAAAATGAACGAAGCAGCAAAGAGCGGCAAGGGGTCTTGGAAGATAGAGAAGTGGACAAAGACCTTATAGAACATCATCGCCACCGCCAGTGAAAAACTAAGCGCCACCACAGGCGAGATAAAGAATCCCCCCACAGGCTCATGCTCATAGACCACCCCAAGCTTATCCGCCAACTTCCACAAAAAGAGGGGGACAAAAACCACCTTCATTACAAAGGCCGTGAAAGACCAGATGAGAAGCTCATGCGCATCGTATTTGAAATGCAGCATCAAAAAGACGCTCACCAAAAGAAGCGTCTGAAGCGCATACGCCGCAATACTCCAGCGATACTGCCTAAAGGCAAAGACCGCCAAAGAGGTTCCCATCATCAAAACCGTCACTAGATCAATCAAAAGTTCCATATCACACCCCAATCACATAAAGCATTAGCGCAAGGCAGGCAATACTAAAGGGAAAGAGCATCGTGATTCTCACCCCTTTGTTCATGGTGAATCGAGGTCCAAAGTTATCGATAAACACCGCCAAGACATAGAGCACCCCAACCTCCACTAAGAAGAGCAGAAGCGACAAGATAGAGTGCCCCATCCCCCAAGGCTCAAACACAATCAAAAAAAATCCGAGCATCGAAAACTGCTTGAGCATCAGCGCCATATCAATGATGGCAAGGTCTTTACCGCAATACTCGCCCAATACCCCCTCTTGGAGCTCCTGCTCCGCCTCGGCTAGGTCGTAGGGTTTGCGTGCCGTTTCGACATACATCACCCAAAGAAAAGCAGTCGAAGCGATGGCGTAAGAGGGAATCAAATAGCCATACTCTCCC comes from Wolinella succinogenes DSM 1740 and encodes:
- a CDS encoding NADH-quinone oxidoreductase subunit C produces the protein MKCDSLIEALSQRVKVLEVTRQYEDQVTALVELNDLPEAVSFLYYGKGGYLSTMVANDEREINKHYALYYALSMEGGKMFEGDELAQEEKCFITIKALIPADNPTYPSVTPLVPACVWYEREAYDMFGLVAEGLPDKRRLALSDDWPNDLFPLRKDAMDYRYRPDMREHYMEPEFEFLRPEGSGIIDVPLGPLHITADEPGHFRLFCDGDTIIDADYRLFYQHRGMEKLAENRMNYDQMGYLAERVCGICGYAHAIACIEAAEKAINLQIPLRAQAIRIVCLEIERLHSHLLNIGLACEVTGNYNAFMHIFRIREYSMKLAELVTGGRKTYGNVVMGGLRRDMTGTEIKESLKILQIIETQVEEVWDAVMDDKRQISRWKGVGILDKQVARDFSPVGPNIRGCGIKRDTRYDHPYDFFNQIEFEVATAQGGDVFAREMVRYMELKSSVSIIRQCFELMPQTPIMIDPTFHVQPENFALAYVEAPRGDNVHWIMQGSAQKVYRWRCRAATYNNWPSLRFQFRGNTIADAALIVCSLDPCYSCTERVTVVDVRSKKSKILTRLDLEDFSKTLKGNPLKDLK
- a CDS encoding hydrogenase 4 subunit F; translated protein: METLSLILIVPLLCGALMFVMPVWFKFLSKLHILLSLVVSSILLLAVGEVVRGNELSAFDHFLFLDSLGAIFLSLIAITGLLVNVYATTYLKWELEEGHITPKEAKNYFALSFIFTWTMSLSVICNNIAFMWAAIEATTLASVFLVAVKKDKKSTESGYKYIVLCSIGLAFALYATILLYAAAHDHIQGEAMLYTNLLAGAKEVDSMALKLVFIFALIGFGTKAGLAPTHTWLPDVHAEGPAPTSALLSGVLLKCAMLGLIRFYAIVANGIGFDFVESVMLISGTLTLFVSAFFLIRQHNVKRMFAYHSIAHMGVIAFGLGVGGAIGLFAALFHCVAHSFTKALAFCSTGNIARVYGTKDMTKMGGMIRIAPLTTILFGIAICSLVGVPGFAIFVSEFLIFKAAALKEAYFLMAIFAVALAIIFIADFSHFFLATFGKVEGEVVHGSEMKLGENLPLILLAFLVVAFGVWQFDSLTFLLDESVKSIIKQ
- the hyfE gene encoding hydrogenase 4 membrane subunit; translation: MELLIDLVTVLMMGTSLAVFAFRQYRWSIAAYALQTLLLVSVFLMLHFKYDAHELLIWSFTAFVMKVVFVPLFLWKLADKLGVVYEHEPVGGFFISPVVALSFSLAVAMMFYKVFVHFSIFQDPLPLFAASFIFMMGIFGFVLRNSFLKQILSYCLFENGIHLSLALMAYNSHELVEVGILTDAIFAVIIMGVLAKRFYSAYESLDTSKAINLRG